The Apodemus sylvaticus chromosome 17, mApoSyl1.1, whole genome shotgun sequence genome contains a region encoding:
- the Tmbim6 gene encoding bax inhibitor 1, whose translation MNIFDRKINFDALLKFSHITPSTQQHLKKVYASFALCMFVAAAGAYVHVVTRFIQAGLLSALGSLALMIWLMATPHSHETEQKRLGLLAGFAFLTGVGLGPALELCIAVNPSILPTAFMGTAMIFTCFSLSALYARRRSYLFLGGVLMSAMSLMFLSSLGNLFFGSIWLFQAHLYMGLLIMCGFVLFDTQLIIEKAESGDKDYIWHCVDLFLDFVTLFRKLMLILAFNEKDKKKEKK comes from the exons ATGAATATATTTGATCGGAAGATCAACTTTGATGCCCTCTTAAAATTTTCCCACAT AACTCCCTCGACACAGCAGCACCTGAAGAAGGTCTATGCCAGTTTTGCACTATGTATGTTTGTGGCGGCGGCGGGGGCCTATGTCCATGTGGTCACACGCTTCATCCAG GCTGGCCTCCTCTCTGCCCTGGGCTCCTTGGCCTTGATGATCTGGCTGATGGCAACACCTCACAGCCATGAGACCGAGCAGAAACGGTTGGGACTTCTCGCTGGCTTCGCCTTCCTTACAG GAGTTGGCCTGGGACCTGCTCTGGAGCTGTGCATTGCTGTCAACCCCAG CATCCTCCCCACGGCCTTCATGGGCACGGCCATGATCTTCACCTGCTTCAGCCTGAGCGCCCTCTATGCCAGGCGCCGGAGCTACCTGTTTTTGGGAG GTGTCTTGATGTCAGCCATGAGCCTCATGTTCTTGTCCTCTCTGGGGAACCTTTTCTTTGGATCCATTTGGCTGTTCCAG GCACACCTGTACATGGGGCTGCTGATCATGTGCGGCTTCGTGCTCTTCGATACTCAGCTCATTATTGAGAAGGCTGAGAGCGGAGATAAGGATTACATCTG GCACTGCGTTGACCTCTTCCTGGACTTCGTTACACTCTTCAGGAAGCTCATGCTGATCCTGGCCTTCAATGAGAAG gacaagaagaaagaaaagaagtga